In Helianthus annuus cultivar XRQ/B chromosome 3, HanXRQr2.0-SUNRISE, whole genome shotgun sequence, a single window of DNA contains:
- the LOC110927916 gene encoding cysteine-rich repeat secretory protein 38-like, protein MSSSFKIGVLLLFLFVQMVIGANPLYHFCSTNSGNFTTYSPYDQSLNKLLGNLHYKTPPNGFGMSSAGPYQAQTFGLSLCRGDVSSEVCASCFVNASAEIRKRCPNNKAATIWYDQCLLKYSSSNFFGQIDNEFKFYLLNINNVSDPTFFNLEAKRLLTSLSNTAYADPRMYAAGVIDLEGSKKLYGLVQCTRDLSSGNCKTCLDNAISDLPSCCDGKEGGRVVGGSCNIRYETYPFVNA, encoded by the coding sequence ATGTCTTCATCCTTCAAAATTGGGGTCCTTTTGTTATTTCTCTTTGTCCAAATGGTTATTGGGGCTAACCCTCTCTACCACTTTTGTTCCACAAATTCTGGTAACTTTACAACTTATAGTCCTTATGATCAAAGCCTGAACAAACTCCTAGGTAACTTGCACTACAAAACCCCTCCAAATGGCTTTGGAATGAGCTCCGCGGGTCCATACCAAGCTCAAACCTTTGGTCTGTCTTTGTGTCGGGGTGACGTGTCAAGCGAAGTCTGCGCTTCTTGTTTTGTTAACGCTAGTGCTGAAATTCGCAAACGTTGTCCAAACAACAAGGCTGCAACCATATGGTATGACCAATGCCTCTTGAAATATTCTAGTAGTAACTTCTTTGGTCAAATAGACAACGAGTTTAAGTTTTACTTGCTCAACATAAACAATGTAAGTGATCCAACATTCTTTAACCTGGAAGCCAAGAGATTGTTGACCAGTTTGTCGAACACAGCGTACGCTGACCCAAGAATGTACGCGGCTGGAGTTATAGACCTCGAAGGTTCAAAGAAGCTTTATGGGCTGGTTCAATGCACTAGGGATCTTTCAAGTGGAAACTGCAAGACTTGTTTAGATAATGCGATCAGTGATCTCCCAAGTTGTTGTGATGGGAAAGAAGGTGGGAGGGTTGTTGGGGGGAGTTGTAACATTAGATACGAGACTTACCCATTTGTAAATGCTTAA
- the LOC110931902 gene encoding glutamic acid-rich protein-like: MLRDENNEDDVISATSDRDNVEKSIAEIAQDIENEAFQGGSDGEADGEKTESEELNVFNIKNYSVLNDLRARAEKRATRKKKPPKDSDDEPYEPDLDESVPVKKATKRQKKKARKVTEEPVIKTTSTGAEPVVTEQSAPIVEVENVIPILTPTTSQQTPTTPIQPISPQPQPQSQTRQQSQQTGPSSTTANRDRDYIFDDQPFPNFENIDNDFFNDEKKRFLRSEIKHIEAVIESLVMENERLLKVTKDSKEDRKLKDKKLEMLYKVLEKRLGINVEAEFNKIEIEEAEIRNAERARKAASEPGIINKETEQIDITKFILLSSVQVPELELEKEKEDDEKEYDEELDIEGSDHGDDDDKGDDDDNNQGGIELVVYEPRTSKSDAQNDYMNDNHNEEEVEGEGVHDDTLHDEETSGIFTDIVLEI; the protein is encoded by the exons ATGCTCAGAGATGAAAACAATGAAGATGATGTGATCTCTGCTACATCTGATAGGGATAATGTTGAAAAGAGTATTGCTGAAATTGCACAGGATATTGAAAATGAAGCTTTTCAAGGTGGATCGGATGGTGAAGCTGATGGTGAAAAGACAGAGAGTGAAGAGttaaatgtttttaatattaaaaattatTCTGTCTTGAATGATCTGAGAGCAAGAGCTGAGAAAAGGGCTACGAGAAAGAAGAAACCTCctaaagatagtgatgatgagcCCTATGAACCTGATTTGGATGAGAGTGTACCAGTCAAGAAAGCTACAAAGAGACAAAAGA AGAAGGCAAGAAAAGTAACTGAAGAGCCTGTGATCAAAACAACAAGTACTGGAGCTGAACCCGTCGTTACTGAACAGAGTGCACCAATTGTTGAAGTAGAAAATGTGATTCCGATCTTAACTCCTACTACTTCTCAGcaaacaccaacaacaccaattcAACCAATCTCACCACAACCTCAACCACAATCTCAAACACGTCAACAATCTCAACAAACAGGTCCATCGTCTACTACTGCAAACAGAGATAGAGACTATATTTTTGATGATCAACCATTTCcaaattttgaaaatatagaTAATGATTTCTTTAACGATGAGAAAAAAAGGTTTCTAAGAAGTGAGATAAAACACATCGAAGCAGTGATAGAAAGTCTAGTGATGGAGAATGAAAGGTTATTGAAGGTAACTAAAGATTCGAAAGAGGATAGAAAGCTGAAAGATAAGAAGCTGGAAATGCTTTACAAGGTATTAGAGAAAAGATTGGGGATAAATGttgaagctgaatttaataaGATTGAGATTGAGGAAGCTGAGATCAGAAATGCTGAACGAGCAAGAAAAGCTGCATCAGAACCAGGGATTATTAATAAGG AGACTGAACAGATTGATATCACAAAGTTTATTCTTTTATCGAGTGTTCAAGTACCAGAACTAGAACTGGAGAAggagaaagaggatgatgagaaAGAATATGATGAGGAATTAGATATTGAGGGCTCAGAtcatggtgatgatgatgataaggGTGACGATGACGATAATAATCAAGGTGGTATTGAGTTGGTGGTTTATGAGCCAAGAACTTCAAAGTCTGATGCTCAAAATGATTATATGAACGATAATCATAATGAAGAGGAAGTTGAAGGAGAGGGGGTGCATGATGATACTTTGCATGATGAAGAAACTTCAGGAATCTTTACAGACATTGTGTTGgaaatttag